The window CTGCGGTATATATGTAATTAACATAAGAATTATAAATTGAATCATAAGATAGGGTAGAATGTTTTTAATAATTTTTGTTACGGGCTTTTTAAATGTATAGCTTGCAATAAATAAGTTCATTCCGATAGGCGGAGTCAAAAAGCCTAAAGCAAGGTTTGTTAAAAATATCGTTCCCGTGTGGACGGGGTGAACACCGAAACTTTCCGCTACCGGAATGACTAACGGCGATACGACCAGGATTGCGGAATACAAATCCATTATACAGCCTACCAGTAAAAGAAGAATATTCAATAAAAGTAAAAATACGTATTTTGATGATACATATTGCAAGGCAAACTCGGATAGCATATTGGGTACTCCCGCATAAACGAGGAATAAGGCTAAGGCCTTAGCGGTACCTATTATAACGAGCACACCTCCTGCCGTAGGAATACTTTCCAAAATAACATGGGAGGCTTGCTTTATTGTAAAGTCTTTACGGATAAAGACTTCCAAAATAAATGCGTATATTACGGCAAAGGCTGCCGTTTCAAAAAGCGAAAAAAAGCCTGAGAAGTATCCCGTACTAATTGCAACAGGTAAAACCAATTCGGGGATTCCTTCTTTGAGACTTTCCCAAAGAGCTTTTTTGGAAAAGGTCGTTCGTTTTTTTGTTTTATCTTTTATAATTCCTATTATAATCATAGAAATTGCAAGTAAAATACCGGGAAGAAAGGCTCCTTTAAAAAGAGCGAAAATATCCACCGTCATAAAGTTGGTGGCACCGTAGACAATAACGGCTAAACTGGGCGGCAGTAAAATTCCTATAGACCCTGACGAGGTAATAAGCGCTTCGGCATCATCTTCGGAATATCCGGAGCCGGTTAGAATTAGGCTTAATATTCCCCCTAAAGCTAAAATAGTAACTCCTGAAGCTCCCGTAAAAGTTGTAAAAAAGGTTGAAACCAAAACGGCTGCAATAACAACTCCGCCCCTTATTTGACCTACGGAATTCTTTACAAATTCCAAAAGTCTTTTTCCCGCACTTCCGCTTGCCAAAAGGTAACCTGCAATGGTAAACATGGGAATTGCCGCTATAGATGTATCGGTTAAGATATTATAGGTTTCTATCGGGATACTTTCAACATAACCGCCGGTAGTCATAAAAGAAAAATATGCAATTCCTGCAAGTACTATGTAAAGCGGCATTCCGAAAAGGGCGCTTATTGAAAAGAAGAGTACAATTGGAATAAGCAAGGTTGAAGAAGCCGATAATATAAAGCCGAAAACCGAATTAAGAAGACTGTATATTTTCCACGAAGTTATATCGGTAAATTTTCCGAATATTAAATCCAGTAAGCTGATAACGGAGCCCGTGCTTAAAATAAAACCCGTTATAAGTCCCAAAATTATTGCAACGGCATTTTTAGTTCTTTTAACTTCCATAAAAAGTATTGCGGCATACATAACGGGAAGAGCCGAAAAAAACAATTTTGTGGGAATATAAAAAACGGAATCGTTTTCCGCAATTTGAGAGTAATTGGGAAAAACGGAAAAAAATAAAGAAGTTAAAACAGCGATATTTACTGCGGAGATAATTTGCAGTATTATTCTTTTTGTGTTTTCCCGAAAAATAGAGGTTAGAACTTCGATATTTAACTGTTTTTTACAGGCGGTTGTTATAATTCCTGCAAGACAGGCAAATACAAAAATAAGCTGGACTGTCAGCCTTTCAGGACCTAACACGGTTATGCCTAAACCGGTAATAATATGAATGATAAACGGCAGCCATATTAAAACTGCCGTTATAATTAGAATCAAAATATTTACAGCTTTTTTCATGCCGTCTATAATATACTTATTTTCGATAAGGTTCAAGCAGCTGTTTTATTTTTTTATATATTTCAATATTTATTACATTCGGAAGAGCCTTGTGTACCGCTTCCGCGTCTTTATGAAATTCGTTTGTCCATTCAGATTTTTCCTTATCGGAAAGTTCGATTTTTTTTACACCTGCGGCAAGCATTTTAGATAAATAATCGCTATCCATTTTATCGAGAGCTTCATTCAGACTTTTACGTGTTTTTTCAAGAGCTGCAAGCATTTCGGGTTTGTATTTATCGGGAATGAGTTTCCATGATTCTTCGGTTATTACAAAACCTGACATTACGGGACAAAGTCTTGCGTCCAAAATATACGAAATATCTTTGTATAAGCCCAATACATGTGTTAATAAATGGACGGCCGTAAAGCCTCTTGCACCGGTTGAGCTTTTTAAATTTTGTATCCACTTTGAAGGCGGCACGGGGTCTACATTGAAGCCGCAAACTTTAAGCACATCGGAAAAGTCTTTTGTGTCGTTGGAACAAACAAGTTTGATTTTTTTCAGGTCTCCAAGTGAAGAGTAGGAATCTTTTGTATAAAAAGAAAGCCAGCCGGCATTTGACCACGTTAAAAGTTTACAGCCCGATTTTTGAATTTCATTTTCAAAAAAATTGCCGTGTTTTTCCAAAACAAGGTCCAATTCTTTTTGATTTTGGATTAAAAAAGGAATTGCCAAGGTAAATATTTGAGCCTTAGGTGCAAGTTCGTTTAAACCTACGGTATTAAAAACAGCCCCGTCTATTTGCGGACGTTGTCCGGGGCGTGAAGGTTTCATTTTTTGAATAACCGATTTATCTCCCCCTAAAACATACGTGTCATAGAATTTTACGCTTACCAAGCCTCCCGTAATTTTATTCCACTCCTGAGCCATTTTTTTCAGTTCAATTTCCCAAGGGGAGCGTGCCGGCGCTACGGTAGCAATTTTTAATTCGATTTTTTGCTGTGCAAAAATTGCGGTACAGCAAAACCATGTTAAAATACCTGCCAGTATTTTTTTCTTCATATTTAATCTCCTAAAATAAAGTCGGATTTATGTTCTTTAAGCCATCTTGCATATTTTTGGGCAAGGGTTGTTTGTAATTTATTGGCGGGCTGTGCTTCGGGGTCTATGCTTAACGCTTTTTCTATAGCTTCATCGAAACCTTTGCCGTCTTGTTGCGGAATACAAAATGATACCGCATAAGTTACGTGTATTGAAGGAGTTTTTCCTTCGGACAGTTCCAAGGCTTTTTGATAGGCGTGTTTTGCTTTTTCAGGACTGCCTCCGAGCGAATCGGGAGCTGCCGCATAAAATTTAGCCAATATGTCCCAAACGGCTCCGTCTGAGTATACCGGATTAAGAGAGGTTGCGGCTTCCAGCATAGCAACTCCGCCTGCCAGCGATTGAAGATTATCGGAATCCAGAGGGTCAAGTGCAAAAGCTGCAAGTATTCCCGCTCCGGCCCAATGAAGGGCTTCAACATCGTATATTTTGCAGTTTAAAAGAGCTGTTTGTATTTTTTCGGAGTTGTCGGAATGAATAGCCTCCGCGAATCCCGGATATGCCGCATCTAAGGATAAAAGAGCCGCTTTTGCTCCGCGTTTGTAGAATTTTTTAGCTCGGAAAAATGCAGTATTTTTTTTATCGAATTCGTTGTCGGAAAGGTAAACGGCAGGGCTTTCTATAAAAACATTTGCGTACATAATATAAAGCTGCCCCGTCATTAAGGCAAGGCCCCTATGTTTAGGGTCTTGGATATGCATAGCTTCATATAACTTTAAAATTACGGGAAAAACTTCTCCTACAATTTCAATATCGTCTTCTCCCGTTAGGGCGGTAATGGGATTAGGCGCATTAGGGTCGGGCTTTATTTTTATCTTATGCTCGGGAAGAGGCGCCATCGCATTGGCCGCAGATTTATATGCCATTTGTTTTATTGAACATGACGGTAAAAAAGATACCGCCATAGCCGCTGCAAGTAAAAGTTTAACAGTTTTTTTTATTTTCATTTTTCCAATCCTCGATAAATTTTTCATAAGCTGCAATTGAAGCCGAGAGAGAAATCTCCTGTGCGCGGCCCCTGCCGTCTATATTATTCCCTTCTAAAAATATATAATGCCTCCAAGGTGCCTTCCAAGTCCGAAATCGAACAGTTTTTGTCATGCAACCTTCGGCGGGTAAGTACGCGGATTTCGTCATCAAACACTTCGTTAAATTTTTCCAGCTCCCAATCAGTTGTTTCCGTCATACACTAAAATATAGGATATTTTCAGCTTTTTGGCAAGTCTATAGATAAGGTAATAAATTTTTAAATCTGTATATCGATAGGGAGGGCGTAATGAGGGTCAGGTTATAAATCCGAGCCGAAGCTCGGATTTTATCAGCCGCTTTAAGGAGTTTTTTAATTAAGGTTCCACTACGTTTCCCGAAGCATCTAAGTAATAAACGGGAACGGCTACGGCCGTAGTTCCTTCGTCTCTGAACACGACAACCGTAGAATTTGAGCTTGGACTGTAATACAGGGCTTTAGAAGTCGCTTCCCAATTAGATGTCCAAAAGTTTTTGCGGATAAAAAGAGCTATCTTTTCCGCTTCTTCCGTTGTCGGAAGATAACCTCCCTTGCTTAAACAATATTTTGCCGCATTATTTGAAATCGTGTGGGCATGAGAATTATGCTGAGAGGCAATTGAAAGGGTGTTGGCTTTTCCTCCGCCTATTGAGGTTGTCATAGACTTAGTGCTCATATATTTTGAACTGTCATTTGACCATTGAATTGGCCCTGAAGGCGTTCCGACAGCTAAGAAAGTCCATGCTCCGCTTTGATTGTTTACCCAGACGATTGTTTTTCCGCCTATAATGCTGCCCGCTTTAAGTGCAGGAGCGGATTGCGGCTTTCCCTGCTGCGTCATAGCTTCCGTAAGTAAAAAACAGCTTTGCAATAATAGTACCGATACGATTCCAAAAAAAAGTAGAAATAGCTTTTTTTTCATTTTAATCCGTCCTTTAAAATAAAATTAGATAATTATATCTATAACTTACCATTATATTACGAATTTTATAAAAAACAAGCTTATTTAAAAAATAGTTTAAAAAAGCGGTGTTATGTGAGGGAAAGCCGTTAATCCCTTATTGGCGGAAGGTCAAATTCACGGCGGTGCCCAATTTATTTTAGGTATGGCTCTTTCGGAAGAAATTATAAGAGACAAGGCGGGCTATGTTAAAAACGGCACTCTTTCAAAATATCATGTTTTAAATTCGCAAGACATGCCTTATGTAAAAACGCTTCTTATTGAGAGTGAAGACGAAAAGGCTCCCTACGGCTTAAAAAGTGTAGGCGAAATTTCGGCGGTAGCACCGGCACCCGCTGTTCTTAATGCAATTAATCATGCATTGGGAACAAACATTACCGACTACCCTGCAACACCAGAAAGAATTATCGAAGAGATTATGAAAATTAATAAAGAGCAAAAATAAATTTACTCTTGACATATATGTTTTTTTGTTTACAATATATGTAAAATTTTATTGTAAAGAAGATACCGTTATGAAAATTTTTCTTGTTAAGGTAAGAAACTTGAAGGACATTCAATCGTAAGATAAAAGTAAAGAAAAATAAAATAAAATGTATCTTAATACTTCGGTTATTATTTGCGGTAATTTAGCGGTACCGTATGTGCATATAATTTTAATATGCCATGTTTATACCGGTCTTATCCGGTACCCTATATTTAATTGTTAAGTATGAAATTGGAAAAACGGAAATATGTGACTATTGATACTCTCCGGTTACCGTTTAAAACGGCTCCATGGGCTGTAACTTTGTATATGCTGCTGATAGTCGTTGATGCAATTATTATGACATCGGTAACGGCAATTGCAACGGCTTTTTTTACCGACACCGCTATGAGCATATTCGGTGGAGATAAACCTGTAAACTCAATTTATTTACCGCTTGTATTGTTGATAGCCGTCATTGGAACCGCAAGCGTCTTGGGCGGTTTACCGAACCTTATAGAATCCAAAATAAAATTTGCTTTAGAGCGAAATCTTATACCCGCTATTTTGGACATACAAGCAAACCTCGCCTATAAAAATATTGAAGATGCCGCAACGTGGGAACTGATTGAGCGTGTAACGGATGAAATGACGGAAACCTTTCTTGACGGTATTCGTGCCTGCGGTGCGGTAATTCAAAATATCATTGCAACCGTTTCCGTTTCGGTATTGATTATGAGGCAGACATGGCCGTCGGCTTTGATTATAACAGCATTCAGCATTCCGCTTTTTTTGGTATCGCTTTGGGCGGGAAAGAAAAATTACCTTGCAAAAGTTCAAACACGTAAATACGAGCGGCGTTACAGTTATTATTCGGACGAAATGCTCACCGGCCGTGAAGCCGTCGAAGAGCGTACGCTTTTCGGATATGCAGATACTATCATTCAGCGTTATTATCGGCATTTTAAAACCGCAAGTAAAATAGAACTCAAGGTATTTTTAAAGACCCTTGCGGCAATGAAATCAACGAATGCCGCATTACTGCTGATTACCGCAGTTACGGCTTTTACGCTTATAAAATCCGTTATTGCTGGGGAAATAAGTGTCGGTATGTTCATAGGTATTATTGCGGCTATGTTCGGTATGGCGGAAACGCTCGGGCAGCAATTACAAGATGCGGCAAAGAACATTGCGGAATCCAAAGAATATATGCAGGATTTAACGATATTTACAGGGCTTGATAGAACCGAAGGTGCAACCGATTTACCTGATAAACAGGCAATTCAGTTTAAAACTATCGAATTCGTTAATGTTCGATTTAAGTATCCGCAAGGAAATAAATACATTTTAAACGGCATATCCTTTAAGTTGGAAGCAGGCAAGCACTATGCCTTTGTCGGCGCAAACGGCGCGGGAAAAACAACTATAATAAAATTATTAACCGGACTTTACGATGAATATGAAGGAAAGATTTTAATTAACGATAAAGAGCTTAAAACATATTCTTACTCCGCAGTAAAAGCCTTGTTTTCAGTCGTATACCAAGATTTTGCCCGCTATCAAATCTCAATGGCGGACAACATTGCACTCGGAGATTCGGCACGTAAAGCGGATAGACAAAGGATAGCCGATGCCGTCTTCAAAGCGGGACTTAATGATACTGCAGCACAATTACCTGAGGGTATAGATACTCCT is drawn from Treponema pedis and contains these coding sequences:
- the dctP gene encoding TRAP transporter substrate-binding protein DctP, whose amino-acid sequence is MKKKILAGILTWFCCTAIFAQQKIELKIATVAPARSPWEIELKKMAQEWNKITGGLVSVKFYDTYVLGGDKSVIQKMKPSRPGQRPQIDGAVFNTVGLNELAPKAQIFTLAIPFLIQNQKELDLVLEKHGNFFENEIQKSGCKLLTWSNAGWLSFYTKDSYSSLGDLKKIKLVCSNDTKDFSDVLKVCGFNVDPVPPSKWIQNLKSSTGARGFTAVHLLTHVLGLYKDISYILDARLCPVMSGFVITEESWKLIPDKYKPEMLAALEKTRKSLNEALDKMDSDYLSKMLAAGVKKIELSDKEKSEWTNEFHKDAEAVHKALPNVINIEIYKKIKQLLEPYRK
- a CDS encoding TRAP transporter large permease subunit; translation: MKKAVNILILIITAVLIWLPFIIHIITGLGITVLGPERLTVQLIFVFACLAGIITTACKKQLNIEVLTSIFRENTKRIILQIISAVNIAVLTSLFFSVFPNYSQIAENDSVFYIPTKLFFSALPVMYAAILFMEVKRTKNAVAIILGLITGFILSTGSVISLLDLIFGKFTDITSWKIYSLLNSVFGFILSASSTLLIPIVLFFSISALFGMPLYIVLAGIAYFSFMTTGGYVESIPIETYNILTDTSIAAIPMFTIAGYLLASGSAGKRLLEFVKNSVGQIRGGVVIAAVLVSTFFTTFTGASGVTILALGGILSLILTGSGYSEDDAEALITSSGSIGILLPPSLAVIVYGATNFMTVDIFALFKGAFLPGILLAISMIIIGIIKDKTKKRTTFSKKALWESLKEGIPELVLPVAISTGYFSGFFSLFETAAFAVIYAFILEVFIRKDFTIKQASHVILESIPTAGGVLVIIGTAKALALFLVYAGVPNMLSEFALQYVSSKYVFLLLLNILLLLVGCIMDLYSAILVVSPLVIPVAESFGVHPVHTGTIFLTNLALGFLTPPIGMNLFIASYTFKKPVTKIIKNILPYLMIQFIILMLITYIPQLSLAF
- a CDS encoding ABC transporter ATP-binding protein; this encodes MTIDTLRLPFKTAPWAVTLYMLLIVVDAIIMTSVTAIATAFFTDTAMSIFGGDKPVNSIYLPLVLLIAVIGTASVLGGLPNLIESKIKFALERNLIPAILDIQANLAYKNIEDAATWELIERVTDEMTETFLDGIRACGAVIQNIIATVSVSVLIMRQTWPSALIITAFSIPLFLVSLWAGKKNYLAKVQTRKYERRYSYYSDEMLTGREAVEERTLFGYADTIIQRYYRHFKTASKIELKVFLKTLAAMKSTNAALLLITAVTAFTLIKSVIAGEISVGMFIGIIAAMFGMAETLGQQLQDAAKNIAESKEYMQDLTIFTGLDRTEGATDLPDKQAIQFKTIEFVNVRFKYPQGNKYILNGISFKLEAGKHYAFVGANGAGKTTIIKLLTGLYDEYEGKILINDKELKTYSYSAVKALFSVVYQDFARYQISMADNIALGDSARKADRQRIADAVFKAGLNDTAAQLPEGIDTPLGKIGKRGVDISGGQWQKIAIARSLLSCAPVKILDEPTSALDPIAENHIYRKFEALMKGKTTVFISHRLGSTKLADEILVIDKGSIVERGSHSSLMSAKGLYAEMFETQRMRYV
- a CDS encoding TRAP transporter TatT component family protein; its protein translation is MAVSFLPSCSIKQMAYKSAANAMAPLPEHKIKIKPDPNAPNPITALTGEDDIEIVGEVFPVILKLYEAMHIQDPKHRGLALMTGQLYIMYANVFIESPAVYLSDNEFDKKNTAFFRAKKFYKRGAKAALLSLDAAYPGFAEAIHSDNSEKIQTALLNCKIYDVEALHWAGAGILAAFALDPLDSDNLQSLAGGVAMLEAATSLNPVYSDGAVWDILAKFYAAAPDSLGGSPEKAKHAYQKALELSEGKTPSIHVTYAVSFCIPQQDGKGFDEAIEKALSIDPEAQPANKLQTTLAQKYARWLKEHKSDFILGD